In one Myxocyprinus asiaticus isolate MX2 ecotype Aquarium Trade chromosome 1, UBuf_Myxa_2, whole genome shotgun sequence genomic region, the following are encoded:
- the LOC127443918 gene encoding acidic leucine-rich nuclear phosphoprotein 32 family member A-like, which yields MDMKKRIHLELRNRTPSDVKELVLDICRSNEGKIEGLTDEFEELEFLSTINVGLTSVANLPKLNKLKKLELSDNRISGGLEVLAEKCPNLTHLNLSGNKIKDLSTIEPLKKLESLKSLDLFNCEVTNLNDYRENVFKLLPQLTYLDGYDKEDKEAPDSDTEAYVEGLDDDDDDDDEDEGEEEYDEDAAPGDEEEGEEDDEEEGEEEEEEDLSGEEEEEEELNDGEVDDEEDIDEERGQKRKRELDEEGEEDDD from the exons ATGGATATGAAAAAGAGAATTCACCTGGAGTTGCGGAACCGAACGCCATCAGAC GTGAAAGAGCTTGTGCTTGACATCTGTCGGTCAAATGAGGGCAAAATTGAAGGCCTCACAGATGAGTTTGAGGAGCTGGAATTTTTAAGCACAATCAATGTAGGCTTAACATCAGTTGCCAATTTGCCGAAGCTTAACAAACTCAAAAAG CTCGAGCTTAGCGATAACAGAATCTCAGGGGGTCTGGAGGTACTGGCAGAAAAGTGTCCCAACCTCACTCATCTCAACCTAAGTGGCAACAAAATTAAAGACCTCAGCACTATTGAACCCCTG AAAAAATTGGAAAGCCTGAAAAGTTTAGACTTGTTCAACTGTGAGGTGACAAACCTGAATGACTACAGGGAAAATGTTTTCAAGCTGCTCCCTCAGTTGACGTATCTTGATGGATATGACAAAGAGGATAAAGAAGCACCAGACTCTGACACTGAAGCTTACGTTGAAGGgctagatgatgatgatgatgatgatgatgaagatg AGGGAGAAGAGGAATATGATGAAGATGCAGCTCCAGGAGATGAAGAGGAAGGAGAGGAGGATGATGAGGAAGAgggagaagaggaggaagaggaagacctCAGTGGAGAG gaagaggaagaagaggagttAAATGACGGAGAGGTAGATGATGAGGAAGACATCG ATGAGGAGCGGGGTCAGAAGAGGAAAAGAGAGCTGGATGAGGAAGGGGAGGAAGATGATGACTGA